CCCCGCAAATCCCGCGGCCAGCGCGTTTCCTCAAAAAATCTTTTCTCGCTGACCGGCACGCCGGTGTAGCTGTCGTACTGTGTCCGCGCGTGTTGCAGCCATTCAAAGCCAAAACCGGCCGCGTAATTTTCCGACGGCACAAAGCGGGGAATAAAGCGCTGGATGGGATACCGGCGGGCACAGCGCACACACGCCAGTTCCCCCCTCTCGATGCGGCCCTCCACCATTGCCGCGCCGGGTGAAAGCTGCAAATCACCCCGGCATTCGGGGCAGGCCAGCAGCTCAAGATGTTCAGGCCGCATCGAAGACTGAATTAAACCTCACTGACAATGTCCCCGATGGTCTTGCGCGGCGGGCGCGGGGTGGGGTCATTCGGATACCCCAGCGGGGTCACCGCCACCGGGTCCCAATCCTCATCCAGATTCAGCGCCAGCCGCATGCCCTGGCGGTCAAAGGCGCATATCCAGCACGTGCCCAGCCCCTCGGCAGCCGCCGCCAGCACCAGATGCTCGAACGCAATGGCCACATCCACCTCGTGGTAACTCTGGCCATCCCGCCGCCAACCCAGCTTGCGATGCCCCAGGCCCACAATAATCAAAGGCGCCGTCATCACCCACGGCTGCAAATAGCGGCTCACCCGGGCGCGCATGGCGTCACTTTTCACCAACAAAAACCGCCACGGCTGCAAATTGCAGGCCGAGGGCGCCCACCGCACGGCCTCCCAAATGCGTTCCAGTTTGTCGGGACTGACCGGCGTGGAATGATAGAGCCGCACGCTGCGGCGCGTCTTGATGACATCGTAAAAATTCATGGATTGTCTGGTGTCGTTTTGTCTATGCCCCGGAATGCCCTCCCTGCCAAGCAAGAAATAAATCGGAGAATGAAAGCCACCTGCCAGGGGCCCGCCCCCGCTCAAGGACCCTCCAGGCTCAACCGGTCCCCCGGCTTCAAGGTGCCTTCCACAAACATCTGCCACCACAGCTCCAGCCACACCAAAGCCCACAGCCGATGCGTGTGATTGGCCTTTCCGCGGGCGTGCTCCTCAATGAATTGGTGTATCGCCGAAGCATCAAACCACCCCGTGGCCACCAGATGCCCCGCCGGCAGCCAGCGCCGCAGCCACGGCACCCATTCCCGCCGCAGCCAGTGTTCCAACGGCAGCGCAAAACCCTGCTTGCGCCGGTAAATCACCTCGTGCGGCAAATGCCGCGCCGCCAGTTTCTTCAACAGATACTTTTGCCGGCCGTGCCGCACCTTGCACAGCGGGTCAATGGACCCCGCCAGCTCCGCCACCGCTGTATCCAGAAACGGACAGCGCAATTCCAGCGCCACCTTCATGGAGGCCACATCCACCTTCACCAGGTAATCGTTTGGCAATCGCGTCACCATGGTCAGGAATAAATGGCGGTCCACCGGATGCAACGCCGCTATCTCCGGCTGCCACACGGCAAACACCTCCAGCGCCGGCTCGTCCTGCAGCAGATGGCGAAAAGCGTCGCGATAGAGCTGCGCCTTCTCCCGCGGCCCAAAAGCCATCGAGAGACTGTGCCGCGTACCCGGGTCCCGGCTGGCGTGAATGGCCACCGTGCTGAGCTTGCGCAACAGGGGAACCTGCTCCACCCGCTCCCGCTGCAGCAACACCTCGTCCATCATCCGGCGCGCGGGGCCGGGCGTGCAGCGCTCGTACCACCACGCCGCCCACGCCGCCCGCGCAATGTCATACCCTCCGAACATTTCGTCCCCCCCATCGCCAGACAACGCCACCGTCACCGACCGCCGCGCCGCCTGGGCCACATAAAATGCCGGAATGGCCGAGGAATCCGCAAAGGGCTCGCCAAATTCCCACACCAGCGACGGCAGAATGCCCAGCACATCCGGCTGCAGCATGATTTCCTCATGCGCCGTCCCATAGCGCGCCGCCACCAGCCGCGCATAATGCAGCTCCGAATAATCTTGTTCGCGAAAACCGACGGAAAACGTCCGCACCGGCCCGCCGGACACCTGGCTCATCAGCGCCACCACCAGACTTGAATCCACCCCGCCGCTCAGAAAAGCTCCCAAGGGCACATCACTGATTAACCGCCGGCGCACCGCCCGCCGCAAGGCCGCCTCAATGCGCTCCAGCCATTCTGGCTCGCGCAACGCCAGCTTGTGCCCAAACGGCGGCTGCCAATAGCGCACCCAGCGCACCCCGGCGGCGGAAAAAACGCCATAGTGCGCCGGTTTGACCTTCTGCACCTCGCAATAAATGCATTGCTCCTGCGTCGTGGCCAGGTGATGCAAGTAACAATCAATGGCCGCCGGGTTGAGCCGAAGCGTCATTTCAGGGTCCCGGCGAAAGGCTTTGATATCGGAGGCAAAAGCCAGACGCTGCCCTTGCTGGGTGTAATAGAGAGGCTTCTTGCCGAACCGGTCACGCGCCAGCAACAATTGCTGCCGCCGCGCATCCCACAAACCAAAGGCAAACATGCCGTCCAGCCGCTCCACCACCCCCTCGCCCCATTCTTCATAACCATGCAGGATGACCTCGGTGTCGCAGTGGGAAACAAAGCGATGCCCCGCCGCCTTCAGCTCGCGGGTCAATTCCGGAAAATTGTAAATCTCCCCGTTGTACACCAGCCACAGGGAGCCGTCCTCATTGGACATCGGCTGATTGGCCTGGTCCGACAAGTCAATGATTTTCAGCCGCCGATGCCCCAACCCCACCGGCCCCTGCACCCACAAGCCCGCATGATCCGGCCCGCGATTGGCCATCACATCGCGCATGGCCGCCAGCACGTCCGGCGCAACCGGGCGTCCATCCCAATGCACAAAGCCGCATATGGCGCACATCAGTCGGAACCTGCGAAAGCCGCAAGCCTGTTCATGCTCGGGCTTGCCGGAAAGTTGAACCTCGAGGCCTCACCCCGGACGGGCAGCTTAATTGGGCCTGATTTCCTCCCGCGGCGCGGGTGCCGCGGGCTTGTCCGCCACGTCGCCACCGCAGCAATCCTCCGCGCGAGCAGGCGGTTTGTAGTGATACGCAGAATGCGGCGAAGGGGCCGCCGCCACCTGCGCGCCCGCCTCCTGGGGCGCCGCATTGGTTTGCGCACGGCCATATTGCTGGAGGGCCAGCTTGTATCCGTTTTCCACCGGCTCAAACCGGTTGCCGGAACACCCCAAGTAGGTGCGCGGTTGGAATTGCGGGCGCACAAATTCCGGGGTGATAAACTGGGGCTTGATGAACTCTGCCCGGTAGGGGTCGGGTTTGACAAAATCGTTTTTCTCCCGCGCCCGGCGCTCAAATTCCGGTTGGATGAAACGCGGGGCGACAAATTGCGGGTACAGGTAGCAGGAGCTGGCCTGCGCGCCAACCGTGCGCTGCCCCTGAGCCGCCGCCCAGCCCGCAGCGCCCATCCAGGCACACATCACAACCAGAAAAAAGGCAACCCGCTTCACAACCGCCATTTAAGCCTCAAATCCGGGCGCTGGCAAACAAAAAATGCATCAGCCCAAAGCGGCATCCGGGCCGCCCGCAGTCACCGGACGGACCAGCTCAAAATTGCACAAGCGCAGTTCAGGCTTGCCCAGGGTGTCCCGCACCAGGCGGTTCTCCGGGTCAAAGGAAATCAACAGATGCTCCGGCTCCAAATTCAGGTCTTCATAGCCGCACCGCTCAAAACGCCGGCGGGCGCGCTCCATCAGGTCCTCCATTTCCTCCGCGGTGATCAAACCCTGCGCGTATGCCTCGCGTACATTGATGCCCCGGAAATAACTCCCATCACTGATGGCCAGCAGCACATCCGGGCCATTCCAGAATCCCCAAATCGAAATATAATCATGCCCCGGCTGCAACAAAGGCTCCCCATCTGGCATGCGCACGCTGGCAAATCGCTGGTATCGGCTGGGATCGGTGATTTGCCGCAAGTGGTCATTCCGGCTGCCGGTCATGTAAATGGCCCGCGGATACACCGTCCGCGCCCCGGCCGCGCTCAAACCCAGGGCGCACGCAAACTCTTCAAAGGGGCTGTTGAAACCATGCTGTACGATGCGCCGGGAACGCACGCTGTCATCCGGCACGTGCGGCGTGGTGCCCAGCCGGGAAACCTTCCACACCAGATTGATGTTGTCCTTGGTGCGGGTGAGGTAGGTTTCGCTCCGGTTGGACAACCGCTTTTTGGGCGTGCGCCGCCAGCGTTCCGGCAGGAAATAATTGAACAAATCCGGGTCCTTGCCCACCACCCAGAGCCGGCCGCCGGTGCTTTCCGCATTCCCGTAGATATAATCCACCCCCAGGATGTTGACGGCTTTCAAATGCGCCGGCAGCGGTTTGCTGGTGTTGATTTCAAATCGCCGCGCCATGTGCTCCAGATAATATTGGCGGTTGAAGTTGGCGACCGCCTGCTCGTGCTCCGGCGTGCGCTCCAGCAACTCATAATCCACCACCGCATACACCACCTGCCGGTTGCGGTCCCGAAACAGCGTGAAATCCGGCTGCGGCCGCACAATGATATGCTGCGGCTTCATGTCCACCATCCGGTAGCCCTTGTGTTCCAGCTCATGGTTGACCAGGCTTGTCACCGAGGCCAGAAACTCCTCCCGCGCCTCGCCGGTTAATTGGAACAAATTCGCCGTCTCCACCAGGTCCAGCCCCTTAATCCACCCATACAGCAGCACATACTGGCGCAGGATGTCTATTTCCACGCCGGGCGATTGGGCAATCTTGGCCGCGATGCGGTCCTGGGACCGGCCCGTCTGCCAGAGCTGCAAGCGCTCGCTGGGCACGTAAATGGCCAGGGGTTTTTGCGTGCGAATCCGAATCCGCGGCGGGCCATATTCCCCGCGCCGCATCTCCATCACCAGCGCAAACTCCTCAAAGGGACTGTTGAACTCGGCATTGATGAATTTGTTGACCGTCAGCGTGTCCAGGGGCACCACTTCACCCACGCGGGACCATTTAACGACCAGATTGACGGAAACCCCGGCCACCGGCTTGGTGGGCACGCGATACACCGTGCTGGTGCCCACCAACCGCTCCCGTTTCGCCTCAAACCACTCCTTGCCAAACCAGTTCTCCGGCAATAAATGCTCCCAGTACGGCAGGCCGTATCGCGTCAGGTACAACTCGCCGCCATCCGACGTCTTGAGATGCGTGTAATCCACCCCCAGCAGCGAAACCGCCATGGCCTGCCGCGGCAATCGCGCCAGTTGCCGCACGGAAAACGGCGTCCGCGCCTCCTCACCGGCAGCAGCTTCACCGGTGCGTTGCCGGGCCTCGGCAGCAATATCAGCCCACGGCCTCTTCATAACACAACCCTATCCTACCATAAAACCAGCCGGGAGTGAGCAATTTTATGTCCTTCTAATTTCAACAGCTTTTCCTTCCACGATAAACCTGCGGAAAAACCTCCCAACCACCCCCCGGCGGCCACCACGCGGTGACATGGCACCATCAATGGCAGGGGATTGGCCCCGCAAGCCGCGCCCACGGCCCGCGCTGCCCGGGGCCGGCCCATCTGGCGCGCAATGTCTGCGTAAGTGCGCACCTCGCCCGTTGGAATCGTCAACAACGCCTCCCACACCGCCCGCTGGAAAGCCGTGGCGCCGGACCAATCCAGCGGCGGTCGTTGAAGCACGGAGCGGCCCTCCAAAATGGCTTGCAGCACCCGGCAGGTGAGCTGGTGCCAATCGGCCACGCATCCCGGCACGGCGGAGGAAACCTCACGCGCATCGGCGCCGGGAAATTCAATCGCACGCAACCCCGCCTCCCCATAGCTGACAAGCCACTTTCCCCACGAAGAAGAGAAAACCAAAACCCAAACGCCGGTGCCAGGCGGCCTCATCATGCGGCGGCCCTACTGATTATGCCGCAAGAGCGACAATAATATCCACAACACCACCAAAAATGCCCCTACCAACAGCAAAAAACGGTTGCGCGCCACGCGCTTTTCAAAACGCAATGCCACCGGCTCGCGCAATCCCCCGTACGCCAGATATTTGACCAGGTGGGGATTGCTCGGCGGTGGCGGCCGCCACCAGGCAGTCCACCGCTGCCACCATCCAACCAGATCAAACTTGCGCACGCCCAATTCATTGTACAACTCCGGATGCGCCGCCGACTCGGGCACCACAGCCGGTGGTTTGGGGGCCGGGCGCGGCATCGTGGCGGCAGGTGCAGGACGGGAAACCGGGGCGCGTTCCGCCACCGGCGCGGCAGGCGCAGGCTTCGCTGGACTCACCCGCTGGGACACGGGGTTGACCGGCCCGGGGCCTGCCGGGGACGCAGGCAACTGGGCGCTCAACCGGCGAATGCGCGCCTCCAATTCCGCGATTTGGATATTGAGGTCGCGCTCGCGGGTTTGCAAAGGGTCTGATTTGCGTCGAAGCCAGCCCATGCGTCACTTGCCACGCAATAACAAGGTCGTAATCAACAATAATAAAGCCAGCACCAGCGGCCAGGTCAGCCCCAGTCCCACCCGCGTCAACGCCCAAAAATCCAGGCTGGTCCATGCCGGCGGGCCCTGCTGAGATGCCGCCGCGGCTGATTCTCCCCCTGCGCTTTCCGGCGCCGGCGGATTCAGCAAGGGAAACTTCAACCGCGCGCTGTTCCATTCCATGCGCGCATTCTCCAACGTGGTCAACGCGCGCGTCATTTCACTCTGGAAATTTTCCGCGGTCCATGACTCCTCCTGAATGGCCTGGATTTTGTTCAACGCCTCGCGCAATCCCGCAATGGCCTTCGCCATTTGCTCGGCCTCCTGCCGCGCGGAAAATTCCGCCTCCTCCAGCAAACCCAGGCCGCGGGTCAAGTGCCGCACCATTTCCTCGCGGCCAGTCTTCCACTCCGCCTGACGCCGGCGTGTCTCCTCCAGGGCGGCCCGCTCCCGCTCGAGTTGCTCCTGCGCCTGGCGCAGCCGCGCCAGCTCCGCCTGCACCTCGGCCACCTGCGACTCCACTTCCTCGCGCGTCGGGGCGCGGCCTGCCCCGGAAGTCGAGGCCGTCGCCTCACCTGGGGCCGGGGAGCGGCGTCCGTCTTGATAGTCCAAATCCACAAATTCGGATGGATCCAATTTGGAAGCCATGCGCCGAGCTTAGTGAAGCCCCCGGGCACTGTAAAGCAATCCTTGCACCCTGGACCGTCGCCGCCGTCCTCTTGCGCCCATCAACCCGCCCGCGTGCCAACGGCCTTCTGGCAGCCCCCTCTGCCGCGTCCAACGAAAGCGCGCGGAACCTTTTTATTCCTCCCCGAGGGCAAT
This is a stretch of genomic DNA from Fontisphaera persica. It encodes these proteins:
- the asnB gene encoding asparagine synthase (glutamine-hydrolyzing) gives rise to the protein MCAICGFVHWDGRPVAPDVLAAMRDVMANRGPDHAGLWVQGPVGLGHRRLKIIDLSDQANQPMSNEDGSLWLVYNGEIYNFPELTRELKAAGHRFVSHCDTEVILHGYEEWGEGVVERLDGMFAFGLWDARRQQLLLARDRFGKKPLYYTQQGQRLAFASDIKAFRRDPEMTLRLNPAAIDCYLHHLATTQEQCIYCEVQKVKPAHYGVFSAAGVRWVRYWQPPFGHKLALREPEWLERIEAALRRAVRRRLISDVPLGAFLSGGVDSSLVVALMSQVSGGPVRTFSVGFREQDYSELHYARLVAARYGTAHEEIMLQPDVLGILPSLVWEFGEPFADSSAIPAFYVAQAARRSVTVALSGDGGDEMFGGYDIARAAWAAWWYERCTPGPARRMMDEVLLQRERVEQVPLLRKLSTVAIHASRDPGTRHSLSMAFGPREKAQLYRDAFRHLLQDEPALEVFAVWQPEIAALHPVDRHLFLTMVTRLPNDYLVKVDVASMKVALELRCPFLDTAVAELAGSIDPLCKVRHGRQKYLLKKLAARHLPHEVIYRRKQGFALPLEHWLRREWVPWLRRWLPAGHLVATGWFDASAIHQFIEEHARGKANHTHRLWALVWLELWWQMFVEGTLKPGDRLSLEGP
- a CDS encoding methylated-DNA--[protein]-cysteine S-methyltransferase, yielding MMRPPGTGVWVLVFSSSWGKWLVSYGEAGLRAIEFPGADAREVSSAVPGCVADWHQLTCRVLQAILEGRSVLQRPPLDWSGATAFQRAVWEALLTIPTGEVRTYADIARQMGRPRAARAVGAACGANPLPLMVPCHRVVAAGGWLGGFSAGLSWKEKLLKLEGHKIAHSRLVLW
- a CDS encoding nitroreductase family protein, whose product is MNFYDVIKTRRSVRLYHSTPVSPDKLERIWEAVRWAPSACNLQPWRFLLVKSDAMRARVSRYLQPWVMTAPLIIVGLGHRKLGWRRDGQSYHEVDVAIAFEHLVLAAAAEGLGTCWICAFDRQGMRLALNLDEDWDPVAVTPLGYPNDPTPRPPRKTIGDIVSEV